One genomic region from Phragmites australis chromosome 1, lpPhrAust1.1, whole genome shotgun sequence encodes:
- the LOC133900824 gene encoding metal tolerance protein 7 isoform X1, which produces MGSQGRGEEGAVAGSWRLRMDSGFRIPERFHRQPPFFSRIFGGPNGKQRKVAKYYKKQENLLKDFSEMETMNELGCLDQSAPSEEELRQLAKSERVAIHVSNIINLILFITKVVACFKSLSMAVIASTLDSLLDLLSGFILWFTAHAMKKPNKYSYPIGKKRMQPVGIIVFASVMGTLGFQVLIESGRQLITQKHENFNHTQELWMVGSMSSVAVVKFFLMLYCRTFKNEIVRAYAQDHFFDVITNSVGLVSALLAVRYKWWMDPVGAILIALYTITTWARTVLENVGTLIGKSAPAEYLTKLTYLIWNHHEEIRHIDTVRAYTFGTHYFVEVDIVLPADMPLSQAHDIGESLQEKLEQLPEVERAFVHVDFEFTHRPEHKAEV; this is translated from the exons ATGGGGAGCCAAGGACGCGGGGAAGAGGGGGCGGTGGCCGGGTCGTGGAGGCTGCGGATGGACAGCGGCTTCCGCATCCCGGAGCGGTTCCACCGCCAGCCGCCCTTCTTCTCCAGGATCTTCGGCGGCCCGAACG GGAAGCAAAGGAAAGTCGCAAAGTACtacaagaaacaagaaaatctaCTGAAGGATTTCAGCGAGATGGAGACCATGAATGAACTTGGTTGCTTAGATCAGAGTGCTCCTTCCGAG GAAGAGCTAAGGCAATTAGCAAAGAGCGAAAGAGTGGCTATCCATGTGTCGAACATAATTAATCTGATCCTTTTCATTACAAAAGTTGTTGCTTGCTTTAAAAGTCTATCGATGGCGGTAATAGCATCCACGCTGGACTCTCTACTGGATCTTCTGTCGGGATTCATACTCTGGTTTACGGCACATGCTATGAAAAAACCTAACAAGTACAGCTATCCAATTGGAAAGAAGCGCATGCAGCCAGTG GGCATAATAGTTTTTGCGTCGGTAATGGGTACATTAGGCTTCCAAGTGCTGATTGAATCAGGACGCCAGCTTATTACGCAG AAGCATGAGAATTTCAATCACACGCAAGAGCTTTGGATGGTAGGCAGCATGTCCTCGGTTGCAGTCGTGAAGTTCTTCCTCATGCTGTACTGCCGGACGTTCAAGAACGAGATCGTCAGGGCGTACGCACAGGACCATTTCTTCGACGTGATCACAAACTCGGTCGGCCTGGTCTCCGCGTTGCTCGCGGTCCGCTACAAATGGTGGATGGATCCAGTTGGGGCCATACTG ATCGCGCTGTACACGATCACGACGTGGGCTCGGACGGTGCTGGAGAACGTGGGGACGCTGATCGGCAAGTCGGCGCCGGCGGAATACCTGACGAAGCTGACGTATCTGATCTGGAACCACCACGAGGAGATCCGGCACATCGACACGGTGCGGGCCTACACCTTCGGCACGCACTACTTCGTGGAGGTGGACATCGTGCTGCCGGCGGACATGCCCCTGAGCCAGGCCCACGACATCGGCGAGTCGCTGCAGGAGAAGCTGGAGCAGCTGCCCGAGGTCGAGCGCGCGTTTGTTCATGTCGACTTCGAGTTCACGCACCGGCCCGAGCACAAGGCAGAGGTGTGA